A region of the Rhizobium sp. NLR16a genome:
AAGCAGGAAGACGCCCTCGGCGCCTTCGAAGGCTTGGGCGAGACCCGCCGCGTCCGTCATGTCGGCAATGGCGACTTCCGCACCTCGATCCCGCCAGGCGCCTGCTTTTTCCGCGTTGCGCAGGACTGCACGGACAGCAAGACCCTGATCTATCAGTTTCGCGCCGACCACGGCGCCGACCTGACCTGTTATTCCAGTGACAGCAAACATTATCGGACTCCTTTTGTCAGCGGCTTTCGCCGCGCCGAGTGAATGATGCGCCAAAGTCGCCTTTGACTGAATTGCCCTTTTGTCAGATAACTCATGACAAAATATCAGGAACCGAATGATGTTCGACGGACGATTGCTGAATGGGGTCAGCGTGCTTGCCGCCGTCGTTGAGAGCGGCAGTTTCGTGAGGGCAGGCGAGGCGCTGGGGCTGACACCTTCCGGAGTCAGCCGGGCGGTGGCGCGACTTGAGAGCCGTATCGGCGTGCGGCTGCTCGAGCGGACGACCCGTTCCCTGAGGCTCACCGATGACGGCACGCGTTTCTACGAGCAGGTCGTGCCGTTACTCGGTGGCATCGAAGAAGCCGCTGCCTATGCGGCCGGGACGACGCAGACGGTGCGCGGGAGGCTGCGGATCAATGTAGATCCCTATTTTTCGCGGCTGATCCTCGCGCCGAAGCTCGGCACCTTTCTCGACCGCTATCCCGATCTTCAGCTCGAGGTGGTTACAAGGAACGAGATCGGCGATCTTGTCGCCGACGGCATGGATGTGGCGGTGCGCTTCGGCGAAATCCCGGCCAAGAGCTCGCTGATTGCCCGGCAACTCTTTCGCACGAGGGTGATCACGGTTGCCGCGCCGTCCTATCTCGCACGGCATGGCACGCCGACGCTGCCTGCCGACCTGACCGATCATACCTGCATCCAGTATGAGGACCCCTTGACGGGCAGGCCTTTCGAATGGGAGTTGCGGCGCGGAAAGAAGGTGGTGCCGATCCAA
Encoded here:
- a CDS encoding LysR family transcriptional regulator, yielding MFDGRLLNGVSVLAAVVESGSFVRAGEALGLTPSGVSRAVARLESRIGVRLLERTTRSLRLTDDGTRFYEQVVPLLGGIEEAAAYAAGTTQTVRGRLRINVDPYFSRLILAPKLGTFLDRYPDLQLEVVTRNEIGDLVADGMDVAVRFGEIPAKSSLIARQLFRTRVITVAAPSYLARHGTPTLPADLTDHTCIQYEDPLTGRPFEWELRRGKKVVPIQTHGRILVNDAGTALATCLAGIGIAQVFSLGMKPYLDSGQLVALYPDWPDETFPLHCFYTSRHHVPAKVRAFIDFCFEIVS